A genomic region of Candidatus Eisenbacteria bacterium contains the following coding sequences:
- a CDS encoding helix-turn-helix domain-containing protein: MKTRKESYRYDESGLKHVTLLGVEVTRCPRCGNYEVSIPHIEELHRLLAKILIEKSTRFTGDEVRFLRKSLGWSGSDFAKHMGVAEETVSRWENDAAPIGPQADRLLRFLVAQGRLTTSYPTDRLMRIDLKRATATRVKLATRKEQWTVQAA, encoded by the coding sequence ATGAAGACCCGCAAGGAAAGCTACCGCTACGACGAATCCGGCCTTAAGCACGTTACCCTGCTCGGGGTGGAGGTGACTCGCTGTCCTCGGTGCGGGAACTACGAGGTCTCGATCCCGCACATCGAGGAGCTTCATCGCCTGCTCGCCAAGATCCTCATCGAGAAGTCGACTCGTTTCACGGGCGACGAGGTCCGCTTCCTTCGCAAGAGCCTGGGCTGGTCGGGCTCCGACTTCGCCAAGCACATGGGGGTCGCGGAGGAGACGGTCTCGCGCTGGGAGAACGACGCCGCTCCGATTGGACCGCAGGCGGATCGGCTGCTGCGGTTCCTCGTCGCGCAGGGGCGGCTGACAACCAGCTATCCGACCGATCGCCTCATGCGGATCGATCTCAAGAGAGCCACGGCGACTCGAGTGAAACTGGCGACCCGGAAGGAACAGTGGACGGTTCAGGCGGCATAG
- a CDS encoding cation transporter → MSHSHDHGAGASTNAFRVGVILNLAFVLIEVIAGLAAHSLALLADAGHNLSDVLGLGLAWGAAEMSRRKPTPRRTYGLRRSTILAALANAVLLLVAIGAIGWEAVQRLLQPHPVEGLTVAIVAGAGVAVNGVTAMLFMRGRADDLNVRGAFLHMIADAAVSAAVVLAGLGMRWTGWTWLDPLTSLAVAAVILVGTWGLLRESFALAMDAVPEGIDPHEVRTYLRGLTGVAAVHDLHIWAMSTTEAALTAHLVCGENWADATLSGIRDDLHRRFGIEHVTIQVEREEHGPCAQEPESVV, encoded by the coding sequence ATGAGCCACTCGCACGATCACGGAGCCGGCGCCTCGACCAACGCCTTCCGCGTCGGCGTGATTCTCAACCTGGCCTTCGTGCTGATCGAGGTCATCGCCGGGCTCGCGGCCCATTCGCTCGCGCTGCTGGCCGATGCCGGCCACAACCTGAGCGACGTGCTCGGCCTGGGCCTCGCATGGGGCGCGGCCGAGATGTCGCGCCGGAAGCCGACGCCGCGGCGCACCTACGGCCTGCGGCGCTCGACGATCCTCGCGGCGCTCGCGAACGCCGTGCTGTTGCTGGTGGCGATCGGCGCCATCGGGTGGGAGGCGGTGCAGCGACTGCTGCAGCCGCACCCGGTCGAAGGACTCACCGTGGCGATCGTCGCCGGGGCCGGCGTGGCGGTGAACGGCGTGACCGCCATGTTGTTCATGCGCGGCCGGGCCGACGACCTCAACGTCCGCGGCGCGTTTCTGCACATGATCGCGGACGCGGCCGTCTCCGCCGCCGTCGTGCTTGCCGGACTCGGCATGCGCTGGACCGGCTGGACCTGGCTGGATCCGCTGACCAGCCTCGCCGTCGCCGCCGTCATCCTCGTCGGCACCTGGGGGCTGCTGCGGGAGTCGTTCGCCCTCGCCATGGACGCGGTCCCTGAAGGCATCGATCCGCACGAAGTCCGAACCTACCTGCGGGGCCTGACCGGCGTCGCGGCCGTGCACGATCTCCATATCTGGGCCATGAGCACCACCGAGGCCGCGCTGACCGCGCACCTCGTCTGCGGCGAGAACTGGGCGGACGCGACGCTCTCCGGCATCCGCGACGATCTGCACCGGCGCTTCGGCATCGAGCACGTGACCATCCAGGTCGAGCGCGAGGAACATGGACCCTGCGCACAGGAGCCGGAAAGCGTGGTGTGA